The following proteins are co-located in the Anas platyrhynchos isolate ZD024472 breed Pekin duck chromosome 1, IASCAAS_PekinDuck_T2T, whole genome shotgun sequence genome:
- the LOC113841043 gene encoding TRPM8 channel-associated factor 2-like isoform X2: MKPSATYELLVDSVGEWDFTGGFVPCELLLVGEDAYPVLLSAEKQVLIAVSRYGKGKMVVISHEGIMKSSKFSQFLRNAVEWLKPSPAALVGSHHRLDSLSQLLLGAGIKVEAGVALSTHHGVYCMDAYDSTQAKDIVCFVKEGGGLLIGGQAWHWGSLHGKEKVLFEFPGNQVTSVAGVYFTGNPVAKGIFKVAKKIPKIPLTVPHQASLGLDSAFLLHGVSELDMVTEGTPSILLVHGVLSFPLCLDSSHRCLLAAARYGRGRVVVATHESQLLSPKMAKFLLNAVRWLDAGRKGLVGVDASLEKLCGLFSEEEVKSQVSELTGNMSVYCCPSYSDKQVETIHAFVAEGGGLLIGGQAWYWASQNRGKAAVAEYPGNKILNRFGLSILGQSVEAAKLPATAFGEHYHFRKALSLFKSHVDKAEDLKAPLKGWLPRLAQDCAAFLRIPAQDCPAYASLHRILAKVLRQSGIPHVSRHKPVKSNSKEAALLCMATELSYTMTDCAALVQKSATGVCSLPVTVEIDGTNPGKTAWRSTGLYLPEGHTAVITFPCRLVGAGLQVQVGCHADDLSNAEELKRAPVVIRTCDITCQKQSVSCLWGGLIYIIVPERSVLGKVPITVEGAVRAPFFKLGETCENQWKASIRHYPAPWAELAAESLILTVPADSIRHLENPKPLLTLWNEIMVAISKLAAIPTKFPRPERIVADVQISCGWMHSGYPIMCHIDSVKEMIDVKHMKTTGLWGPVHELGHNQQQQAWEFPPHTTEATCNLWSVYVHEKVLGIPRHQAHEALTSQCREERIREYLKKGAQLKDWNVWTALETYLQPGDGLSRKSCLRNSPLYPPGNRTQ; the protein is encoded by the exons ATGAAACCCTCTGCTACCTATGAGCTGTTAGTAGACAGTGTTGGAGAATGGGACTTCACGGGTGGTTTTGTTCCTTGTGAGCTGCTGCTTGTTGGAGAGGATGCCTACCCTGTGCTTCTGAGCGCTGAGAAGCAGGTTCTGATCGCTGTTTCACGGTATGGGAAAGGCAAGATGGTGGTTATTTCCCACGAGGGAATCATGAAGAGCTCCAAGTTTTCCCAGTTCCTCAGAAATGCTGTGGAGTGGCTCAAGCCTTCCCCTGCGGCCCTGGTTGGGTCCCATCACCGGTTGGattccctctcccagctgctccttggggCTGGCATCAAAGTAGAGGCTGGGGTAGCGCTCAGCACCCACCACGGGGTGTACTGTATGGATGCCTATGACAGCACGCAGGCAAAAGACATAGTTTGCTTTGTAAAGGAAGGTGGAGGCCTGCTCATTGGAGGCCAGGCTTGGCACTGGGGTAGTCTACATGGGAAGGAGAAGGTGCTGTTTGAATTCCCTGGGAACCAGGTGACCAGTGTGGCTGGTGTGTACTTCACAGGAAATCCTGTAGCGAAAGGGATCTTCAAAGTTGCCAAGAAAATTCCAAAGATCCCCTTAACTGTTCC ACACCAGGCCAGTCTTGGCCTCgattctgcttttctcctgcaTGGTGTGTCAGAGCTGGATATGGTGACAGAGGGCACACCCTCCATCTTGCTGGTGCATGGTGTACTCTCCTTCCCGCTCTGCCTGGACAGCTCGCACCGCTGCCTCTTAGCTGCAGCACGCTATGGCCGAGGCCGTGTTGTGGTGGCAACCCATGAGAGTCAGCTCCTCTCCCCAAAGATGGCCAAATTCCTGCTCAATGCTGTCCGCTGGCTAGAtgctgggagaaaggggctggTGGGTGTGGATGCCAGCCTGGAGAAACTGTGTGGCCTCTTCAGTGAGGAAGAGGTGAAGTCACAGGTATCAGAGCTGACAGGCAACATGAGCGTATACTGCTGTCCTTCTTACAGTGACAAACAGGTGGAGACAATTCATGCTTTTGTAGCAGAAGGGGGTGGCCTACTGATTGGAGGCCAAGCCTGGTATTGGGCTTCCCAGAACCGCGGCAAAGCTGCAGTGGCAGAATATCCTGGCAAcaaaatcctcaaccgctttgGGCTGAGCATCCTGGGGCAGAGTGTCGAGGCAGCAAAGCTCCCAGCCACAGCATTTGGGGAGCACTATCACTTTCGCAAGGCACTCTCTCTTTTCAAGAGCCATGTAGACAAGGCTGAGGATCTCAAAGCTCCCCTGAAAGGCTGGCTGCCAAGGCTGGCACAAGACTGTGCTGCCTTTCTGCGCATCCCTGCCCAGGACTGCCCTGCATATGCCTCACTGCACCGCATCCTGGCCAAAGTGCTTCGCCAAAGTGGGATCCCGCACGTCAGCAGGCACAAGCCTGTCAAGAGCAACTCCAAAgaggcagccctgctctgcatggCAACTGAGCTGTCATACACCATGACAGACTGTGCAGCCCTAGTGCAGAAATCTGCCACTGGGGTCTGTTCCCTTCCTGTTACCGTGGAAATCGATGGCACTAATCCAG GTAAGACAGCCTGGAGGAGTACAGGACTCTATCTCCCTGAGGGTCACACAGCCGTTATAACATTCCCTTGTCGGCTGGTCGGTGCTGGTCTGCAG GTGCAGGTTGGGTGTCATGCGGATGACCTCTCTAATGCTGAAGAGCTGAAACGAGCCCCAGTGGTAATACGTACCTGTGATATTACCTGCCAGAAACAGTCAGTTTCCTGCCTCTGGGGTGGCCTCATTTACATCATAGTACCAGAAAGGAGCGTCCTGGGAAAAGTGCCCATCACTGTAGAAGGGGCAGTCAGAGCTCCTTTCTTCAAGCTTG GGGAGACCTGTGAAAACCAGTGGAAGGCCAGTATCCGGCACTACCCTGCTCCCTGGGCAGAACTGGCAGCTGAGAGTCTCATCCTGACGGTACCAGCTGACAGCATCCGCCACTTGGAGAACCCAAAACCACTGCTGACCCTGTGGAATGAGATCATGGTGGCAATAAGCAAATTGGCAGCCATACCAACAAAGTTCCCAAGGCCAGAGAGGATTGTAGCAGATGTCCAGATCTCATGTG GCTGGATGCATTCTGGCTACCCCATCATGTGCCACATCGATTCAGTGAAGGAGATGATAGATGTGAAGCACATGAAAACTACTGGTCTTTGGGGTCCTGTCCATGAGCTGGGACACAATCAACAGCAGCAAGCATGGGAGTTTCCACCTCATACCACAGAGGCCACCTGCAATCTCTGGTCTGTCTATGTGCATGAGAAGGTGCTGGGGATTCCCAGGCATCAGGCACATGAGGCACTTACGTCACAGTGCCGGGAGGAAAGGATAAGAGAGTATCTGAAGAAAGGTGCTCAGCTAAAGGACTGGAACGTATGGACTGCTCTGGAGACATACCTGCAG
- the LOC119717020 gene encoding TRPM8 channel-associated factor 2-like, whose product MKPSATYELLVDSVGEWDFTGGFVPCELLLVGEDAYPVLLSAEKQVLIAVSRYGKGKMVVISHEGIMKSSKFSQFLRNAVEWLKPSPAALVGSHHRLDSLSQLLLGAGIKVEAGVALSTHHGVYCMDAYDSTQAKDIVCFVKEGGGLLIGGQAWHWGSLHGKEKVLFEFPGNQVTSVAGVYFTGNPVAKGIFKVAKKIPKIPLTVPHQASLGLDSAFLLHGVSELDMVTEGTPSILLVHGVLSFPLCLDSSHRCLLAAARYGRGRVVVATHESQLLSPKMAKFLLNAVRWLDAGRKGLVGVDASLEKLCGLFSEEEVKSQVSELTGNMSVYCCPSYSDKQVETIHAFVAEGGGLLIGGQAWYWASQNRGKAAVAEYPGNKILNRFGLSILGQSVEAAKLPATAFGEHYHFRKALSLFKSHVDKAEDLKAPLKGWLPRLAQDCAAFLRIPAQDCPAYASLHRILAKVLRQSGIPHVSRHKPVKSNSKEAALLCMATELSYTMTDCAALVQKSATGVCSLPVTVEIDGTNPGKTAWRSTGLYLPEGHTAVITFPCRLVGAGLQVQVGCHADDLSNAEELKRAPVVIRTCDITCQKQSVSCLWGGLIYIIVPERSVLGKVPITVEGAVRAPFFKLGETCENQWKASIRHYPAPWAELAAESLILTVPADSIRHLENPKPLLTLWNEIMVAISKLAAIPTKFPRPERIVADVQISCGWMHSGYPIMCHIDSVKEMIDVKHMKTTGLWGPVHELGHNQQQQAWEFPPHTTEATCNLWSVYVHEKVLGIPRHQAHEALTSQCREERIREYLKKGAQLKDWNVWTALETYLQLQEGFGWDPFTHLFSDYQKMSSIPKDDPSKMNLWAQKFSQQVNRNLAPFFTAWGWPIKKELSEELSCLPTWEQDPMKSYRS is encoded by the exons ATGAAACCCTCTGCTACCTATGAGCTGTTAGTAGACAGTGTTGGAGAATGGGACTTCACGGGTGGTTTTGTTCCTTGTGAGCTGCTGCTTGTTGGAGAGGATGCCTACCCTGTGCTTCTGAGCGCTGAGAAGCAGGTTCTGATCGCTGTTTCACGGTATGGGAAAGGCAAGATGGTGGTTATTTCCCACGAGGGAATCATGAAGAGCTCCAAGTTTTCCCAGTTCCTCAGAAATGCTGTGGAGTGGCTCAAGCCTTCCCCTGCGGCCCTGGTTGGGTCCCATCACCGGTTGGattccctctcccagctgctccttggggCTGGCATCAAAGTAGAGGCTGGGGTAGCGCTCAGCACCCACCACGGGGTGTACTGTATGGATGCCTATGACAGCACGCAGGCAAAAGACATAGTTTGCTTTGTAAAGGAAGGTGGAGGCCTGCTCATTGGAGGCCAGGCTTGGCACTGGGGTAGTCTACATGGGAAGGAGAAGGTGCTGTTTGAATTCCCTGGGAACCAGGTGACCAGTGTGGCTGGTGTGTACTTCACAGGAAATCCTGTAGCGAAAGGGATCTTCAAAGTTGCCAAGAAAATTCCAAAGATCCCCTTAACTGTTCC ACACCAGGCCAGTCTTGGCCTCgattctgcttttctcctgcaTGGTGTGTCAGAGCTGGATATGGTGACAGAGGGCACACCCTCCATCTTGCTGGTGCATGGTGTACTCTCCTTCCCGCTCTGCCTGGACAGCTCGCACCGCTGCCTCTTAGCTGCAGCACGCTATGGCCGAGGCCGTGTTGTGGTGGCAACCCATGAGAGTCAGCTCCTCTCCCCAAAGATGGCCAAATTCCTGCTCAATGCTGTCCGCTGGCTAGAtgctgggagaaaggggctggTGGGTGTGGATGCCAGCCTGGAGAAACTGTGTGGCCTCTTCAGTGAGGAAGAGGTGAAGTCACAGGTATCAGAGCTGACAGGCAACATGAGCGTATACTGCTGTCCTTCTTACAGTGACAAACAGGTGGAGACAATTCATGCTTTTGTAGCAGAAGGGGGTGGCCTACTGATTGGAGGCCAAGCCTGGTATTGGGCTTCCCAGAACCGCGGCAAAGCTGCAGTGGCAGAATATCCTGGCAAcaaaatcctcaaccgctttgGGCTGAGCATCCTGGGGCAGAGTGTCGAGGCAGCAAAGCTCCCAGCCACAGCATTTGGGGAGCACTATCACTTTCGCAAGGCACTCTCTCTTTTCAAGAGCCATGTAGACAAGGCTGAGGATCTCAAAGCTCCCCTGAAAGGCTGGCTGCCAAGGCTGGCACAAGACTGTGCTGCCTTTCTGCGCATCCCTGCCCAGGACTGCCCTGCATATGCCTCACTGCACCGCATCCTGGCCAAAGTGCTTCGCCAAAGTGGGATCCCGCACGTCAGCAGGCACAAGCCTGTCAAGAGCAACTCCAAAgaggcagccctgctctgcatggCAACTGAGCTGTCATACACCATGACAGACTGTGCAGCCCTAGTGCAGAAATCTGCCACTGGGGTCTGTTCCCTTCCTGTTACCGTGGAAATCGATGGCACTAATCCAG GTAAGACAGCCTGGAGGAGTACAGGACTCTATCTCCCTGAGGGTCACACAGCCGTTATAACATTCCCTTGTCGGCTGGTCGGTGCTGGTCTGCAG GTGCAGGTTGGGTGTCATGCGGATGACCTCTCTAATGCTGAAGAGCTGAAACGAGCCCCAGTGGTAATACGTACCTGTGATATTACCTGCCAGAAACAGTCAGTTTCCTGCCTCTGGGGTGGCCTCATTTACATCATAGTACCAGAAAGGAGCGTCCTGGGAAAAGTGCCCATCACTGTAGAAGGGGCAGTCAGAGCTCCTTTCTTCAAGCTTG GGGAGACCTGTGAAAACCAGTGGAAGGCCAGTATCCGGCACTACCCTGCTCCCTGGGCAGAACTGGCAGCTGAGAGTCTCATCCTGACGGTACCAGCTGACAGCATCCGCCACTTGGAGAACCCAAAACCACTGCTGACCCTGTGGAATGAGATCATGGTGGCAATAAGCAAATTGGCAGCCATACCAACAAAGTTCCCAAGGCCAGAGAGGATTGTAGCAGATGTCCAGATCTCATGTG GCTGGATGCATTCTGGCTACCCCATCATGTGCCACATCGATTCAGTGAAGGAGATGATAGATGTGAAGCACATGAAAACTACTGGTCTTTGGGGTCCTGTCCATGAGCTGGGACACAATCAACAGCAGCAAGCATGGGAGTTTCCACCTCATACCACAGAGGCCACCTGCAATCTCTGGTCTGTCTATGTGCATGAGAAGGTGCTGGGGATTCCCAGGCATCAGGCACATGAGGCACTTACGTCACAGTGCCGGGAGGAAAGGATAAGAGAGTATCTGAAGAAAGGTGCTCAGCTAAAGGACTGGAACGTATGGACTGCTCTGGAGACATACCTGCAG CTGCAGGAAGGGTTTGGCTGGGACCCCTTCACTCACCTCTTCTCTGACTACCAGAAAATGTCCTCTATCCCAAAAGACGACCCTTCTAAGATGAATTTGTGGGCGCAGAAGTTTTCTCAGCAGGTGAATAGGAATCTGGCTCCTTTTTTTACAGCCTGGGGATGGCCTATCAAGAAAGAGCTGTCTGAGGAACTCTCCTGTTTACCCACCTGGGAACAGGACCCAATGAAGTCCTACAgatcatga
- the LOC113841043 gene encoding TRPM8 channel-associated factor 2-like isoform X1, giving the protein MKPSATYELLVDSVGEWDFTGGFVPCELLLVGEDAYPVLLSAEKQVLIAVSRYGKGKMVVISHEGIMKSSKFSQFLRNAVEWLKPSPAALVGSHHRLDSLSQLLLGAGIKVEAGVALSTHHGVYCMDAYDSTQAKDIVCFVKEGGGLLIGGQAWHWGSLHGKEKVLFEFPGNQVTSVAGVYFTGNPVAKGIFKVAKKIPKIPLTVPHQASLGLDSAFLLHGVSELDMVTEGTPSILLVHGVLSFPLCLDSSHRCLLAAARYGRGRVVVATHESQLLSPKMAKFLLNAVRWLDAGRKGLVGVDASLEKLCGLFSEEEVKSQVSELTGNMSVYCCPSYSDKQVETIHAFVAEGGGLLIGGQAWYWASQNRGKAAVAEYPGNKILNRFGLSILGQSVEAAKLPATAFGEHYHFRKALSLFKSHVDKAEDLKAPLKGWLPRLAQDCAAFLRIPAQDCPAYASLHRILAKVLRQSGIPHVSRHKPVKSNSKEAALLCMATELSYTMTDCAALVQKSATGVCSLPVTVEIDGTNPGKTAWRSTGLYLPEGHTAVITFPCRLVGAGLQVQVGCHADDLSNAEELKRAPVVIRTCDITCQKQSVSCLWGGLIYIIVPERSVLGKVPITVEGAVRAPFFKLGETCENQWKASIRHYPAPWAELAAESLILTVPADSIRHLENPKPLLTLWNEIMVAISKLAAIPTKFPRPERIVADVQISCGWMHSGYPIMCHIDSVKEMIDVKHMKTTGLWGPVHELGHNQQQQAWEFPPHTTEATCNLWSVYVHEKVLGIPRHQAHEALTSQCREERIREYLKKGAQLKDWNVWTALETYLQLQEGFGWDPFTHLFSDYQKMSSIPKDDPSKMNLWAQKFSQQVNRNLAPFFTAWGWPIKKELSEELSSLPTWEQDPMKSYRS; this is encoded by the exons ATGAAACCCTCTGCTACCTATGAGCTGTTAGTAGACAGTGTTGGAGAATGGGACTTCACGGGTGGTTTTGTTCCTTGTGAGCTGCTGCTTGTTGGAGAGGATGCCTACCCTGTGCTTCTGAGCGCTGAGAAGCAGGTTCTGATCGCTGTTTCACGGTATGGGAAAGGCAAGATGGTGGTTATTTCCCACGAGGGAATCATGAAGAGCTCCAAGTTTTCCCAGTTCCTCAGAAATGCTGTGGAGTGGCTCAAGCCTTCCCCTGCGGCCCTGGTTGGGTCCCATCACCGGTTGGattccctctcccagctgctccttggggCTGGCATCAAAGTAGAGGCTGGGGTAGCGCTCAGCACCCACCACGGGGTGTACTGTATGGATGCCTATGACAGCACGCAGGCAAAAGACATAGTTTGCTTTGTAAAGGAAGGTGGAGGCCTGCTCATTGGAGGCCAGGCTTGGCACTGGGGTAGTCTACATGGGAAGGAGAAGGTGCTGTTTGAATTCCCTGGGAACCAGGTGACCAGTGTGGCTGGTGTGTACTTCACAGGAAATCCTGTAGCGAAAGGGATCTTCAAAGTTGCCAAGAAAATTCCAAAGATCCCCTTAACTGTTCC ACACCAGGCCAGTCTTGGCCTCgattctgcttttctcctgcaTGGTGTGTCAGAGCTGGATATGGTGACAGAGGGCACACCCTCCATCTTGCTGGTGCATGGTGTACTCTCCTTCCCGCTCTGCCTGGACAGCTCGCACCGCTGCCTCTTAGCTGCAGCACGCTATGGCCGAGGCCGTGTTGTGGTGGCAACCCATGAGAGTCAGCTCCTCTCCCCAAAGATGGCCAAATTCCTGCTCAATGCTGTCCGCTGGCTAGAtgctgggagaaaggggctggTGGGTGTGGATGCCAGCCTGGAGAAACTGTGTGGCCTCTTCAGTGAGGAAGAGGTGAAGTCACAGGTATCAGAGCTGACAGGCAACATGAGCGTATACTGCTGTCCTTCTTACAGTGACAAACAGGTGGAGACAATTCATGCTTTTGTAGCAGAAGGGGGTGGCCTACTGATTGGAGGCCAAGCCTGGTATTGGGCTTCCCAGAACCGCGGCAAAGCTGCAGTGGCAGAATATCCTGGCAAcaaaatcctcaaccgctttgGGCTGAGCATCCTGGGGCAGAGTGTCGAGGCAGCAAAGCTCCCAGCCACAGCATTTGGGGAGCACTATCACTTTCGCAAGGCACTCTCTCTTTTCAAGAGCCATGTAGACAAGGCTGAGGATCTCAAAGCTCCCCTGAAAGGCTGGCTGCCAAGGCTGGCACAAGACTGTGCTGCCTTTCTGCGCATCCCTGCCCAGGACTGCCCTGCATATGCCTCACTGCACCGCATCCTGGCCAAAGTGCTTCGCCAAAGTGGGATCCCGCACGTCAGCAGGCACAAGCCTGTCAAGAGCAACTCCAAAgaggcagccctgctctgcatggCAACTGAGCTGTCATACACCATGACAGACTGTGCAGCCCTAGTGCAGAAATCTGCCACTGGGGTCTGTTCCCTTCCTGTTACCGTGGAAATCGATGGCACTAATCCAG GTAAGACAGCCTGGAGGAGTACAGGACTCTATCTCCCTGAGGGTCACACAGCCGTTATAACATTCCCTTGTCGGCTGGTCGGTGCTGGTCTGCAG GTGCAGGTTGGGTGTCATGCGGATGACCTCTCTAATGCTGAAGAGCTGAAACGAGCCCCAGTGGTAATACGTACCTGTGATATTACCTGCCAGAAACAGTCAGTTTCCTGCCTCTGGGGTGGCCTCATTTACATCATAGTACCAGAAAGGAGCGTCCTGGGAAAAGTGCCCATCACTGTAGAAGGGGCAGTCAGAGCTCCTTTCTTCAAGCTTG GGGAGACCTGTGAAAACCAGTGGAAGGCCAGTATCCGGCACTACCCTGCTCCCTGGGCAGAACTGGCAGCTGAGAGTCTCATCCTGACGGTACCAGCTGACAGCATCCGCCACTTGGAGAACCCAAAACCACTGCTGACCCTGTGGAATGAGATCATGGTGGCAATAAGCAAATTGGCAGCCATACCAACAAAGTTCCCAAGGCCAGAGAGGATTGTAGCAGATGTCCAGATCTCATGTG GCTGGATGCATTCTGGCTACCCCATCATGTGCCACATCGATTCAGTGAAGGAGATGATAGATGTGAAGCACATGAAAACTACTGGTCTTTGGGGTCCTGTCCATGAGCTGGGACACAATCAACAGCAGCAAGCATGGGAGTTTCCACCTCATACCACAGAGGCCACCTGCAATCTCTGGTCTGTCTATGTGCATGAGAAGGTGCTGGGGATTCCCAGGCATCAGGCACATGAGGCACTTACGTCACAGTGCCGGGAGGAAAGGATAAGAGAGTATCTGAAGAAAGGTGCTCAGCTAAAGGACTGGAACGTATGGACTGCTCTGGAGACATACCTGCAG